The following coding sequences lie in one Oceanispirochaeta sp. genomic window:
- a CDS encoding DNA repair helicase XPB, translating to MTDTSQLALIVQGDHSLLLDVHNPGFDVARAEISPFAELIKSPEHIHTYRMTLLSLWNAASAGISEEEIVESLNRLSRFPVPENVLYFVHSTLSRYGLIKVDATEDEEVLFLKSTDMSILTEIAHLKSLKRYLTPGEGGFFMKLMDRGSVKLNLIRAGFPVEDLAPLKSGDPCPINMRKTMLSGKELVIRDYQEDAIKAFIGNNKPGTGFGTVVVPCGGGKTVIGMCAMSRVQAKTLILTTNIAAVHQWRRELIDKTDLRAEDIGEYTGEKKEIKPVTIGTYQILIWRKDKESEYTHFSLFRKGNWGLIIYDEVHLLPAPVFRVTAEIQAVRRLGLTATLVREDGAEEDVFSLVGPKRYDVPWKELEAGGWIATAWCHEVRLDLPDDLKTSYAVADKRLKFRIAAENPHKSHLVLDLIEKHPDDAIMIIGQYVKQLQEMARILKAPLITGKTPNALREEIYDDFRTGKSRIIVVSKVANFAIDLPDASVAIQISGTFGSRQEEAQRLGRILRPKEKDSWFYSLVTRYTVEEQYAANRQQFLTEQGYKYTISLGMEDL from the coding sequence ATGACTGATACTTCCCAACTGGCCCTGATTGTTCAGGGAGACCACTCTCTTTTACTGGATGTCCACAACCCTGGATTTGATGTTGCCAGGGCTGAAATTTCCCCTTTTGCAGAGCTGATAAAATCTCCCGAACATATACATACATATAGAATGACTCTCCTCTCCCTCTGGAATGCCGCCTCGGCTGGAATTTCCGAAGAGGAGATTGTCGAGAGCCTTAATCGCTTGTCCCGATTTCCCGTACCGGAAAACGTTCTTTATTTTGTGCATTCCACCCTGTCCCGGTATGGGCTGATCAAGGTGGATGCCACAGAGGATGAAGAAGTCCTTTTTTTGAAATCCACAGACATGTCCATCCTCACCGAAATTGCACATCTTAAGAGTCTGAAACGCTACCTCACCCCTGGTGAAGGCGGATTTTTCATGAAACTCATGGACAGGGGCTCGGTCAAGCTGAATCTGATCCGGGCGGGTTTCCCCGTGGAAGATCTGGCTCCTCTGAAGTCGGGTGATCCCTGCCCCATCAATATGCGCAAAACCATGCTCAGCGGGAAGGAACTGGTCATCCGGGACTACCAGGAAGACGCCATCAAGGCCTTTATCGGAAACAATAAACCTGGCACCGGATTCGGAACGGTCGTCGTTCCCTGCGGCGGAGGAAAAACTGTCATAGGCATGTGCGCCATGAGCCGTGTTCAGGCCAAGACTCTTATCCTCACCACCAACATAGCCGCGGTTCACCAATGGAGGCGTGAACTCATTGACAAGACAGATCTGAGAGCGGAAGACATAGGTGAGTACACGGGTGAAAAGAAAGAGATAAAACCTGTAACCATAGGAACTTACCAGATTCTCATCTGGCGAAAGGACAAGGAGAGCGAGTACACCCACTTCTCCCTGTTCCGTAAGGGAAACTGGGGACTCATCATCTACGATGAAGTTCATCTGCTGCCTGCCCCGGTCTTCAGGGTGACAGCCGAAATTCAGGCGGTCCGCCGTTTAGGACTGACCGCCACCCTGGTCAGAGAAGACGGCGCCGAAGAAGACGTTTTTTCACTGGTGGGACCCAAGCGTTACGACGTACCCTGGAAGGAACTGGAAGCCGGAGGCTGGATTGCCACCGCCTGGTGCCATGAAGTCCGGCTGGACCTTCCGGATGATCTGAAAACCAGTTACGCCGTGGCGGACAAACGTCTGAAATTCAGAATTGCCGCCGAGAATCCTCATAAATCCCATCTGGTCCTGGACCTGATCGAAAAGCATCCCGATGATGCCATCATGATCATCGGGCAGTATGTGAAACAGCTGCAGGAAATGGCCCGGATTTTGAAGGCTCCCTTGATTACCGGAAAGACGCCCAATGCCCTTCGGGAGGAAATTTACGATGACTTTAGAACGGGAAAATCCCGAATCATCGTGGTTTCCAAGGTGGCCAACTTTGCGATTGACCTGCCGGATGCCTCTGTGGCCATCCAGATTTCCGGGACCTTCGGTTCCCGTCAGGAAGAGGCTCAGAGACTGGGTCGGATTTTAAGACCCAAAGAAAAGGACTCCTGGTTTTACTCCCTGGTGACCAGGTACACAGTGGAAGAGCAATATGCTGCCAACCGACAGCAGTTTTTAACCGAACAGGGATACAAGTATACCATCAGCCTGGGTATGGAGGATCTGTGA
- a CDS encoding ABC transporter ATP-binding protein produces MSPAKTKQGLHLELKDLSIRFSLEAGLFARYGRFVYAVNGVSLQLRRGETYGLVGESGCGKTTLARLAVKMYKADTGEILFHQKKGELLNLDHLSKKELLQYRSRVKYVFQDPARSLNPRMNIYSILTSGYRQSSYWPGDSAAREEAGEMMKTVGLSAEDLDRRPADFSGGQRQRISIARALIMRPELLICDEVVSALDVSIQSQILNLLLELKEKFNLTMLFIAHDLTVTSYFCDRIGVMYRGKIVEEASAEELTESRLHPYTRLLYNSIPSRMSPTLELKAFEPFDSTKALEGCPFYHRCPDRQEVCTDFPELVEIKPDHWAACFFAGDPKSL; encoded by the coding sequence ATGAGTCCCGCAAAAACAAAACAAGGGCTGCATCTGGAACTCAAGGATCTCAGCATCCGCTTCTCTCTGGAAGCAGGACTCTTTGCACGATACGGACGCTTTGTTTATGCGGTCAACGGTGTGTCTCTTCAACTGAGGCGCGGTGAGACCTATGGCCTGGTGGGTGAATCGGGCTGCGGCAAAACAACTCTGGCCCGGCTGGCAGTGAAGATGTACAAGGCTGATACGGGAGAAATCCTCTTTCATCAGAAAAAGGGAGAACTCCTCAACCTGGATCATTTGAGCAAAAAAGAGTTGCTCCAGTATCGAAGCAGGGTGAAATACGTCTTTCAAGACCCCGCCCGCTCTCTGAATCCCCGGATGAACATCTACAGCATCCTGACTTCCGGGTACAGACAGAGTTCCTACTGGCCCGGTGACAGCGCGGCCAGGGAGGAAGCCGGAGAGATGATGAAAACCGTAGGACTCTCTGCGGAGGACCTGGACCGTCGTCCCGCCGATTTTTCCGGAGGCCAGAGGCAGAGGATTTCCATTGCCCGGGCCCTGATCATGAGGCCCGAACTGCTCATCTGTGATGAGGTTGTGTCTGCCCTGGATGTGTCTATACAGAGTCAGATCCTCAATCTTCTTCTGGAATTGAAAGAAAAATTCAATCTGACCATGCTCTTTATTGCTCATGACCTGACGGTAACCTCCTATTTCTGTGACCGCATCGGGGTCATGTACCGTGGAAAGATTGTGGAAGAGGCATCGGCTGAGGAGTTGACAGAATCCAGACTTCACCCCTATACCAGGCTCCTCTACAACAGCATTCCCAGCAGGATGTCTCCCACCCTGGAACTCAAGGCCTTTGAACCCTTTGATTCCACAAAAGCTCTGGAGGGATGTCCCTTTTATCACCGCTGTCCCGATCGGCAGGAAGTCTGTACAGACTTTCCCGAGCTGGTTGAAATAAAACCGGACCACTGGGCCGCCTGTTTTTTTGCAGGAGACCCGAAGAGTCTCTGA
- a CDS encoding ABC transporter ATP-binding protein: protein MNLKEDNLLEIRDLKVSFPLRRGLLKALRGVSYTMKKGEILGLVGESGSGKSVSVQALMRLLPNYTQLEGEILFEGSDVGSLEKKKELPRFRAEKAAMIFQEPGRSFDPLYTMEKTFQETLTLHYPGESEDQLRQRAVSLMKEVQIPQPEDRLGSFPHQFSGGQLQRVMIALALAGNPRLLIADEPTTALDVTIQAQIIELLLHLRENRGMGIIFISHDLDLVARIADRIFVLYGGLVMEEAMARDLHTRARHPYSRGLLHARPSFGTHYSRDTLHTIPGSVPDPVRPEPGCPFAPRCSHVQEDCLKEVPPLVSEAEGSQYRCLFPMDPQTDKRGTP from the coding sequence ATGAACCTCAAAGAGGACAATCTTCTTGAAATCAGAGACCTGAAGGTCAGCTTTCCCCTCAGAAGGGGTCTATTGAAGGCTCTTCGGGGTGTGAGCTACACCATGAAAAAGGGAGAAATACTGGGTTTGGTGGGTGAAAGCGGCAGCGGTAAGAGCGTCAGCGTTCAGGCCCTGATGAGGCTTCTCCCGAATTACACTCAATTAGAGGGAGAAATACTCTTTGAAGGGAGTGATGTGGGGTCTCTGGAGAAGAAAAAGGAACTCCCCCGTTTCCGCGCCGAAAAGGCGGCCATGATTTTCCAGGAGCCCGGACGCTCCTTTGATCCTCTTTACACCATGGAAAAGACCTTTCAGGAGACCCTGACCCTTCATTATCCGGGAGAAAGCGAGGATCAGTTGAGGCAGAGAGCCGTCAGCCTTATGAAGGAAGTACAGATTCCTCAACCTGAAGACAGACTCGGCAGTTTTCCCCATCAGTTTTCGGGAGGACAGCTCCAGAGGGTGATGATTGCCCTGGCCCTGGCTGGAAATCCCCGCCTCCTGATTGCGGACGAACCCACAACGGCCCTGGATGTAACCATTCAGGCTCAGATCATAGAACTTCTCCTCCATCTCCGGGAAAACCGGGGAATGGGGATTATTTTCATCAGTCACGACCTGGATCTGGTGGCCCGGATTGCCGACAGGATCTTCGTGCTCTACGGCGGTCTGGTCATGGAAGAGGCTATGGCCAGGGATCTCCATACCCGGGCCCGCCATCCCTACAGCAGGGGGCTCCTCCATGCCCGTCCCTCCTTTGGAACCCACTACAGCAGGGATACCCTGCATACCATACCCGGAAGCGTACCTGATCCGGTCCGCCCCGAGCCGGGCTGCCCCTTTGCCCCCCGCTGTTCTCATGTACAGGAGGACTGCCTGAAGGAAGTGCCCCCCCTGGTCAGCGAGGCGGAAGGTTCCCAGTACCGCTGTCTCTTCCCCATGGATCCACAGACTGACAAGAGAGGTACCCCATGA
- a CDS encoding ABC transporter permease, protein MKGFLKALSYRPITLLSLIILILLYLMMIFAEFISPYTPVTSFSEKSFYPPAVSWYSPELGFGPQVQARAVINEINWNYARIKGTNKRIHFFVKGKPYKLWGLIPGDRHLYGLAPGEEEPVFLMGSDNLGRDLFTRILYGSRISLTIGFIGITISMTLAITFGGLAGFFGGKIDWFIMRFSEFFILIPGLYLILFLRSILSRSMTSGQSFMVITVILSFVGWPGSARLIRGMVHSIKREDYIANAVLEGIPTLNIIFRQIIPQMSSIIIVSIALGIPGFILGETVLSYLGLGIVDPAVSWGSLINREISTLSNLRNFPWFLIPGLFLLVTTLAFNFLGDLLRDYLDPYYQEKGGLR, encoded by the coding sequence ATGAAAGGATTCCTGAAAGCCCTCAGCTACAGACCCATTACCCTCCTGTCCCTGATAATTCTGATCCTCCTCTATCTGATGATGATCTTTGCCGAATTTATATCACCCTACACACCGGTAACCAGCTTTTCCGAGAAGAGTTTTTATCCTCCCGCCGTCAGCTGGTACAGTCCGGAACTAGGGTTCGGCCCTCAGGTGCAGGCCCGGGCGGTCATCAATGAAATCAACTGGAACTATGCCCGGATCAAGGGAACCAACAAGAGGATTCACTTCTTTGTAAAAGGAAAACCATACAAGCTCTGGGGATTGATTCCCGGAGACCGTCACCTCTACGGTCTGGCCCCGGGAGAGGAAGAACCGGTCTTTCTGATGGGTTCGGATAACCTGGGACGGGATCTGTTTACCCGGATACTCTACGGCAGCCGCATCAGCCTCACCATCGGCTTCATCGGCATTACCATCTCCATGACCCTGGCCATCACATTCGGCGGTCTGGCGGGCTTTTTTGGAGGAAAAATTGACTGGTTCATCATGCGCTTCTCCGAGTTTTTCATACTGATTCCGGGACTCTACCTGATCCTTTTTCTGCGGTCTATTCTCTCCCGCAGCATGACCAGCGGCCAGTCTTTCATGGTAATCACGGTGATCCTCAGTTTCGTGGGCTGGCCGGGGAGTGCCCGTCTGATCAGAGGCATGGTTCATTCCATCAAGCGGGAGGATTATATTGCCAACGCCGTGCTGGAGGGTATACCGACTTTAAATATTATCTTCCGCCAGATCATCCCCCAGATGTCTTCCATCATCATTGTGAGCATCGCCCTGGGGATACCCGGATTCATTCTGGGCGAAACTGTACTGAGTTATCTGGGACTGGGTATCGTCGACCCGGCCGTGAGCTGGGGCAGCCTGATCAACCGTGAAATATCGACTCTGAGTAATCTCAGAAACTTTCCCTGGTTCCTGATTCCCGGTCTCTTCCTCCTTGTCACAACCCTGGCCTTTAACTTTCTGGGAGATCTTCTGCGGGACTATCTTGACCCCTACTATCAGGAAAAGGGGGGTCTGAGATGA
- a CDS encoding ABC transporter permease translates to MRDLYSKLMHLVFRFRGAHPLLSFVLNRLVSMIVILFILGFAVFALMELAPGDIVDRYVQNQMLAMAEGGGDGKGTNGLFSEEQIAARKAELGLDKPFYVQYMHWLKQVFVDQDLGRSMISRAPILFLIKTRLINSILLNMISLLMLTVISFALGIYFSSKVGTRTDLAATFIALFLHSFPGLLLLILLQLFAAVSGLFPVTAYPGFPFGENPGRFVFSYMHHITLPLIGAFLGGIGGTMRMIRATMLDQLGQPYITALRARGISEGRVYFAHAFRNTLNPYITSSANLLAGLFSGSLILEIIFSYPGIGRLMYEAVLQEDIYLVLTNLMFTSFLVLFGMVLADILLAVVDPRIRYSNK, encoded by the coding sequence ATGAGGGATCTCTACTCCAAGTTGATGCACCTGGTCTTCCGATTTCGGGGAGCCCACCCATTGCTCAGTTTTGTGCTCAACCGCCTGGTCTCAATGATCGTGATTCTCTTTATCCTCGGATTTGCCGTGTTCGCCCTGATGGAGCTGGCTCCGGGTGACATCGTCGACCGTTATGTTCAGAATCAGATGCTGGCCATGGCAGAAGGCGGGGGAGATGGAAAAGGAACAAATGGTCTCTTTTCTGAAGAACAGATAGCCGCCCGCAAAGCCGAACTGGGGTTGGATAAACCCTTTTACGTGCAGTACATGCACTGGCTCAAACAGGTCTTTGTGGATCAGGATCTGGGCAGGTCTATGATCAGCAGGGCACCCATCCTGTTTCTAATCAAGACCAGACTGATCAACTCCATCCTGCTGAACATGATCTCTCTTTTGATGCTGACGGTCATATCTTTTGCCCTGGGGATCTACTTCTCCTCCAAGGTAGGCACAAGAACTGACCTGGCGGCAACCTTCATCGCTCTCTTCCTCCACTCCTTCCCGGGACTGCTCCTGCTGATTCTGCTGCAGCTCTTTGCGGCGGTGTCAGGACTCTTTCCGGTGACAGCCTATCCGGGGTTTCCCTTTGGTGAAAACCCGGGGCGTTTTGTTTTTTCCTATATGCATCACATCACCCTCCCCCTGATCGGAGCCTTTCTGGGGGGAATCGGCGGGACCATGCGCATGATCCGGGCCACCATGCTGGATCAGCTGGGTCAGCCCTATATTACGGCCCTGAGGGCCAGAGGGATTTCGGAAGGACGAGTCTATTTCGCCCATGCCTTCCGGAATACCCTGAATCCTTACATCACCAGCAGTGCCAACCTTCTGGCCGGTCTCTTTTCGGGATCCCTGATCCTGGAGATCATTTTTTCCTACCCCGGCATCGGACGGCTCATGTATGAGGCAGTGCTGCAGGAAGACATCTATCTGGTTCTGACCAACCTGATGTTCACCTCTTTTCTGGTGCTTTTCGGCATGGTTCTGGCAGACATACTCCTGGCGGTTGTAGATCCGCGCATAAGGTACTCAAACAAATGA